In Fluviispira sanaruensis, a genomic segment contains:
- a CDS encoding response regulator, with product MAKKILIVDDAKTIRQQVNFTLTKSGFEVIEAESGREGIEKLKANKDIDAIISDINMPEMNGIEMVEAINGDASLPHPPILILTTEGATEIVAQAKRAGASGWIVKPFKPEMLIEAVKKLTKS from the coding sequence ATGGCAAAAAAAATACTCATAGTCGATGATGCAAAAACAATCCGGCAGCAAGTCAACTTCACATTGACTAAAAGTGGTTTTGAGGTCATCGAAGCAGAGAGTGGAAGAGAGGGGATTGAAAAGCTTAAGGCTAATAAAGATATCGATGCCATAATTTCAGATATCAATATGCCAGAAATGAACGGAATTGAAATGGTTGAGGCAATCAATGGCGATGCAAGCTTACCACATCCGCCTATTTTAATCTTAACCACAGAGGGCGCTACAGAAATAGTTGCGCAAGCAAAAAGAGCGGGAGCGAGTGGTTGGATTGTAAAACCTTTTAAACCAGAAATGTTGATTGAAGCAGTTAAAAAATTAACGAAATCTTGA
- a CDS encoding bifunctional 2',3'-cyclic-nucleotide 2'-phosphodiesterase/3'-nucleotidase, translating into MTTNYQRCELAILETSDLHCNVVPHDYYNDVKIEHYGLAKTASLIKKFRKIYENNLLVDNGDLLQGSALADLVARVHPLKKNEIHPILKVMNILNFDIATVGNHDFNYGLDFLLNVVQKAKFPFICSNVYYYSENAKNKRGQRILPGHYIIEKKLSCNETIKIGFMGVAPPQIMTWDKHILLGKVVVQEIVEAVKEQVKELKKKKVDLICVLAHSGILPLKYNLGTENAVCEISTVKGVDAIFSGHAHSVFPGGKIFNNLENMHIDNTIGKINNVPVVMPGAWGSHLGIIRFLLEKKNKKWNILQSFSEVHNVKETTADSEVLAAIKDDNEHTLMHIRSTVGESNIHIYSWFSTLQHTLASQIIQETGVEYAAKYLAQTEWKNLPILCSFAPVNTGGHGSPYIHIQKGPLAIKDISNLYPYDNEIKVVLINGEQLKEWLEFSAQAFLQIDIESDKEISLLNPFYPSFNFDCISNIEYNIDVTVPLGNRIKNLIYNNIPISHKQQFALVTNNYRASGGGNFPNFDKLKTIVDSTEFFRDILIEKIKKIKTLDLKLTKSWSLLPTPYCKAKVFFESTMDSIPFHPPFLSVISTDPKTKRVKYAVDTTKF; encoded by the coding sequence ATGACAACCAATTATCAGAGATGTGAATTAGCTATTTTAGAAACCTCTGATCTACACTGCAATGTCGTTCCACACGACTATTACAATGATGTAAAAATCGAGCATTATGGATTAGCCAAAACAGCCTCTCTGATAAAAAAATTTCGTAAAATTTACGAAAATAATCTTCTGGTTGACAATGGCGATCTTTTACAAGGCTCTGCCCTTGCGGACCTCGTCGCACGGGTTCACCCACTTAAGAAAAATGAAATCCATCCTATCTTAAAAGTCATGAATATTCTGAACTTTGATATTGCTACAGTTGGCAATCATGATTTTAATTATGGCCTGGATTTCTTATTGAATGTCGTTCAAAAAGCAAAATTCCCCTTTATCTGCTCAAATGTTTATTACTATAGCGAAAATGCAAAAAACAAGCGTGGTCAGAGAATATTACCGGGTCATTATATAATAGAAAAAAAACTCAGTTGCAATGAAACCATTAAAATTGGTTTTATGGGCGTCGCTCCCCCGCAAATTATGACTTGGGATAAACATATTTTACTTGGAAAAGTTGTTGTCCAAGAGATTGTTGAAGCTGTTAAAGAGCAAGTTAAAGAATTAAAGAAAAAAAAAGTAGACCTTATTTGTGTTTTAGCACATAGCGGAATTTTACCATTAAAATACAATTTAGGTACAGAAAATGCAGTCTGTGAAATTAGCACAGTAAAAGGTGTTGATGCCATATTCTCTGGACATGCACACAGCGTTTTTCCTGGTGGTAAAATTTTTAATAATCTTGAAAATATGCATATTGATAACACGATTGGTAAAATCAATAATGTACCTGTTGTTATGCCTGGGGCATGGGGAAGTCATTTAGGAATAATACGTTTTTTATTGGAAAAAAAGAATAAAAAATGGAATATCTTACAATCATTTTCTGAAGTTCATAATGTTAAAGAAACAACTGCTGATTCAGAAGTTCTTGCCGCGATTAAAGATGACAATGAACACACTCTGATGCATATAAGATCGACTGTAGGCGAAAGTAATATACATATTTATTCCTGGTTTTCTACCTTACAGCACACTTTGGCTTCGCAAATCATCCAAGAGACTGGAGTCGAATATGCAGCAAAATATCTTGCACAAACTGAATGGAAAAACCTCCCTATTTTGTGTTCATTTGCACCAGTAAATACAGGTGGGCATGGCAGTCCATATATTCATATTCAAAAAGGTCCCCTCGCAATAAAAGATATTTCAAATCTTTATCCTTATGATAATGAAATAAAAGTTGTACTCATCAATGGAGAGCAACTCAAAGAATGGCTCGAATTTTCTGCACAAGCATTTCTGCAAATAGATATTGAATCCGATAAAGAAATATCTTTATTAAATCCATTTTACCCTTCATTTAATTTTGATTGTATATCTAATATTGAATACAATATTGACGTTACTGTACCATTAGGTAACCGCATAAAAAATCTAATTTATAATAATATACCAATATCTCATAAGCAACAGTTTGCACTTGTCACAAATAATTACCGCGCATCGGGAGGGGGAAACTTCCCAAATTTCGATAAATTAAAAACGATTGTCGACTCCACAGAATTCTTTAGAGATATATTGATTGAAAAAATTAAAAAAATAAAAACTCTCGATCTCAAACTCACAAAAAGTTGGTCTCTTCTACCAACACCTTATTGTAAAGCAAAAGTGTTTTTTGAAAGCACAATGGATTCTATTCCTTTTCACCCCCCATTCTTATCTGTGATATCAACAGATCCCAAAACAAAAAGAGTCAAATACGCCGTAGATACGACAAAATTTTGA
- a CDS encoding methyl-accepting chemotaxis protein: MDVAKLTALKSPNEEEYIGMSENSPINILYCDLDFSIKYMNPTSRDTLLKIEKYLPIKVNDILGASIDVFHKVPSHQRRILANDKNLPHRAIINVGPEKLDLLVSAIYDKNSKYIGAMVTWDIVTEKLELANNLARISSMMENIPINVLFCGLDFIISYANTASIKTLEKLEKYLPIKISNLIGTNIDVFHKVPSHQRNLLSNERNLPHRAIISVGPEKLSLLASAVLDLNKNFIGVMVTWEIITDNVKLVENIKQASQQLASASEELNATAKEMSINAEKTTAVANSTAAASEEVSHGIRSVATNTEEMSAAIKEIARNATEASANTSLSLKQAQSTNAIIIKLGESSREIGNVIKVISSIAQQTNLLALNATIEAARAGDAGRGFAVVANEVKELAKQTAKATEDITNKITGIQSDSKSSVDAVSQISQSIEKLTSIANAIAASVEEQAATTNEVSRIVLESAKGVTNITDNVKVVSEAATQTSNGSSQLLLAAKSLSELAVNLESLVKNIKI, from the coding sequence ATGGATGTTGCTAAACTCACAGCCCTTAAGTCACCAAATGAAGAAGAATATATTGGCATGTCTGAGAATTCTCCAATCAATATTTTATACTGTGATTTAGACTTTAGCATAAAATATATGAATCCAACGAGCAGAGATACCCTCTTAAAAATTGAAAAGTATTTACCGATTAAAGTTAATGATATTTTAGGGGCATCAATCGATGTTTTTCATAAAGTTCCTTCCCATCAACGTCGTATTTTAGCTAATGACAAAAATTTACCCCATAGGGCCATTATAAACGTTGGACCTGAAAAGTTAGATCTACTTGTATCTGCAATATATGATAAAAATAGCAAATACATCGGCGCTATGGTTACTTGGGATATCGTAACAGAAAAACTTGAACTGGCGAATAATCTCGCTCGAATCAGCTCCATGATGGAAAATATTCCGATTAATGTTCTATTTTGTGGACTTGATTTTATTATAAGTTATGCAAATACAGCAAGTATAAAAACTTTAGAAAAATTGGAGAAATATCTTCCTATAAAAATAAGCAATTTAATAGGCACGAACATTGACGTCTTTCATAAAGTACCATCCCATCAGCGTAACTTATTATCCAATGAAAGAAATCTTCCCCACAGAGCCATCATAAGTGTGGGCCCAGAAAAACTCAGCCTATTAGCTTCGGCTGTGCTTGACTTAAATAAAAATTTTATAGGAGTAATGGTTACCTGGGAAATAATCACTGACAATGTTAAACTTGTTGAAAATATTAAACAAGCTTCGCAGCAACTTGCATCTGCGTCTGAAGAACTCAATGCTACTGCAAAAGAAATGAGCATAAATGCAGAAAAAACAACTGCTGTTGCAAATTCAACGGCTGCCGCTTCAGAAGAAGTGTCACACGGAATACGCTCAGTTGCTACAAATACGGAAGAAATGTCAGCTGCAATTAAAGAAATTGCCCGCAATGCCACTGAAGCTTCGGCCAATACATCATTGTCACTTAAGCAAGCACAAAGCACCAATGCGATCATAATTAAGTTAGGTGAAAGCAGCCGGGAAATCGGCAATGTCATAAAAGTGATCAGCTCGATTGCACAACAAACAAATTTACTAGCTTTAAATGCCACTATTGAAGCTGCACGTGCAGGTGATGCGGGACGTGGTTTTGCTGTGGTCGCAAATGAGGTGAAAGAACTGGCTAAACAAACAGCTAAAGCAACTGAAGATATTACAAACAAAATCACGGGTATTCAAAGCGATTCAAAAAGTTCTGTGGATGCAGTCAGTCAAATCAGCCAATCGATTGAAAAACTCACAAGTATTGCCAATGCGATAGCGGCTTCAGTGGAAGAACAGGCGGCGACAACCAATGAAGTTTCTCGTATAGTCCTTGAGTCTGCAAAAGGGGTTACAAATATTACCGATAATGTAAAAGTTGTGTCAGAAGCCGCTACGCAAACTTCCAACGGCTCATCACAACTCCTTTTAGCGGCAAAATCTTTAAGTGAGCTTGCTGTTAATCTAGAAAGTCTAGTCAAGAATATTAAAATTTAA
- a CDS encoding AI-2E family transporter: MRNNRGKIFFVCFFIIIVIIFAFINIVIGPLIISFIAAYLINPVFEYLEKKGINRAFISFITIIILGILTFLAVWLFLPLLFNQIENLITKLPTFKNHIELNIVPKIQLIISDITGQKQYKILHIYDFIPINLENLSDTLLSRIGASTRFIASLLIIAIFTPLFSYFLMRDFNKIHKQIFDLVPIDIKPIFIEFIEEVDKKLRSVLRGQSLVILILCFLYPTVFLIAGLPAAIAVGILTGICRLVPYMDILVGSFLCFFVLVTNAADSHLILSVSLAFLAVQCLDALFITPRILGRFSGLHPSLVILSVLCFGDWFGFYGILLAIPLAAVGKVSFKLILRTYRESVFFKNGDNG; encoded by the coding sequence ATGAGAAATAATAGAGGAAAAATATTTTTTGTTTGTTTCTTCATAATTATTGTTATTATATTTGCCTTTATAAATATCGTAATAGGTCCTCTCATTATCTCTTTTATTGCTGCTTATTTGATTAATCCAGTGTTTGAATATTTAGAAAAAAAGGGAATCAATCGGGCTTTTATTTCTTTTATAACTATTATTATTCTTGGTATCTTAACATTTCTTGCTGTATGGCTTTTTCTTCCATTGCTCTTCAATCAAATTGAAAACTTGATTACAAAATTGCCGACGTTCAAAAACCATATTGAACTTAATATTGTTCCTAAAATCCAGCTAATTATAAGTGATATTACAGGACAAAAACAATATAAAATATTACATATTTATGATTTTATTCCTATCAATTTAGAAAATCTAAGCGATACTCTTCTGTCACGCATAGGAGCAAGCACACGCTTCATTGCATCACTTCTCATTATCGCTATATTTACTCCGCTTTTCTCATATTTTCTTATGAGAGATTTTAATAAAATTCATAAACAAATATTCGATCTTGTCCCTATTGATATAAAACCAATATTTATTGAGTTCATTGAAGAAGTAGATAAAAAATTACGTTCAGTTCTCCGTGGACAATCTTTAGTTATATTGATACTCTGCTTTTTATACCCAACAGTCTTTTTAATTGCTGGCTTACCTGCTGCAATTGCTGTCGGAATACTCACTGGAATCTGTAGACTTGTTCCATATATGGATATTCTTGTAGGGAGCTTTTTATGTTTTTTCGTCTTAGTCACGAATGCAGCAGATAGTCATTTAATATTGTCTGTTTCATTAGCATTTTTAGCAGTGCAATGTTTGGATGCTTTGTTTATCACTCCAAGAATACTTGGTCGTTTTTCTGGACTGCATCCTTCTCTTGTCATTTTATCGGTACTATGCTTCGGAGATTGGTTTGGATTTTATGGAATATTACTAGCAATTCCCCTTGCTGCAGTTGGAAAAGTTTCTTTTAAATTAATTTTAAGAACATATAGAGAATCGGTGTTTTTCAAAAATGGCGACAATGGATAA
- a CDS encoding FecR family protein, protein MHLKINRIILILILFMLFPLYSFADEEEIGKIENIIGSAEIIVNNSRIELEKDTTIHSSDTIITKDKTFVKILFFDGADIILYENTQIKIKEYKFKIDAEKKNLKGVFEDIKGKIRFFVKPAKNTENDVKYKTNNAVMGIRGTGGVIVAQGSQKTQLLVTSGKVDFSNPAAPDKIVQVKENQWGEMRGEKPPAPPKPATPEIIKNLAIDIPEGFELTKSGEDDKENKKEEDKKLNNSNPTGPLPPVESPTGAADDDEEDSNKEDNNSDSDNNNSNKNEVDEIFRIGPTVSIGLYQYLSIGIEMRILKFLGLSVNIGGAPGKMNLKDFPNIGNKINNNNQPEINNIKASFFHVEARAVIYPFKGSFFIGSAFGMRKLDVQADTCIYVTVSSQSVCVPANGGIKINTTYATPQFGWLFVWDSGFSIGTELGAQIPLSMSSNNYYTNLNNSNQTAYSQAISSGNYQDFQNTLQTRLPDYFNHQVLPFWNILKIGWLF, encoded by the coding sequence TTGCACTTAAAAATAAATAGAATAATATTAATTTTAATTTTATTTATGCTATTTCCTCTATATTCTTTTGCAGACGAAGAAGAAATTGGGAAAATAGAAAATATTATCGGCTCAGCAGAAATTATTGTTAATAATTCTCGCATTGAATTAGAAAAAGACACAACTATACACTCATCAGATACAATTATAACGAAAGACAAAACATTCGTTAAAATATTATTTTTTGATGGTGCAGATATAATATTATACGAAAATACCCAAATTAAAATTAAAGAATATAAATTTAAAATCGACGCAGAAAAAAAGAATTTAAAAGGTGTTTTTGAGGATATCAAAGGGAAAATCCGCTTTTTTGTAAAACCTGCAAAAAATACAGAAAATGATGTAAAGTATAAAACCAACAATGCTGTCATGGGAATCCGTGGAACAGGAGGCGTTATTGTTGCTCAAGGCAGTCAAAAAACACAGCTCCTTGTCACATCTGGTAAAGTTGATTTCAGTAATCCTGCCGCTCCTGATAAAATCGTTCAAGTGAAAGAAAATCAGTGGGGAGAAATGCGCGGCGAAAAACCACCGGCACCTCCCAAACCTGCAACACCTGAAATTATAAAAAATTTAGCTATCGACATACCAGAAGGTTTTGAATTAACTAAGAGCGGAGAAGATGATAAAGAGAACAAAAAAGAAGAAGACAAAAAATTAAATAATTCGAACCCTACTGGGCCACTACCACCCGTTGAATCGCCAACTGGTGCCGCGGATGATGATGAAGAAGACTCAAATAAAGAAGACAACAACAGTGACAGTGACAATAATAATTCAAATAAAAATGAGGTTGACGAAATATTCAGAATCGGACCAACAGTCAGTATTGGCTTATACCAATATCTTTCAATAGGAATAGAAATGCGTATTTTAAAATTTCTGGGCTTGAGTGTTAATATAGGAGGAGCTCCTGGTAAAATGAATCTGAAGGATTTTCCTAATATTGGCAATAAAATAAATAATAATAATCAACCAGAAATAAATAACATAAAAGCTTCATTTTTTCATGTAGAAGCACGAGCTGTTATCTATCCTTTTAAAGGTAGTTTTTTTATTGGCTCCGCTTTTGGCATGCGCAAACTAGATGTACAAGCAGACACCTGTATCTACGTAACAGTTAGCTCACAGAGCGTTTGCGTACCCGCAAATGGTGGGATAAAAATCAATACAACTTATGCGACGCCACAGTTTGGTTGGTTATTTGTTTGGGACAGTGGTTTTAGCATCGGAACGGAGCTTGGTGCACAGATACCTTTGAGTATGAGTTCGAATAACTATTATACAAATCTAAATAATTCGAATCAAACGGCCTATTCTCAAGCAATCAGTTCAGGAAATTATCAAGATTTTCAAAACACACTTCAAACCAGATTACCTGATTATTTTAACCATCAGGTTTTACCATTTTGGAATATATTAAAAATTGGTTGGCTTTTTTAA
- the greA gene encoding transcription elongation factor GreA — translation MSTDTNAPIPITQIGHERLKEELKRLKTLDRPKVISEIAEARALGDLSENAEYHAAREKQGFIEGRIMELEDKLGRVQVITGGKGRTDRVVFGALVSLIDVSDDSKGEEKSYRIVGDLEADIKNNAISISSPLAKSLINKTVGDIVTVNLPRGEKYYEVKDIRFID, via the coding sequence ATGTCTACAGATACAAACGCTCCAATCCCTATTACTCAGATTGGTCATGAGAGATTGAAAGAAGAATTAAAGCGCTTAAAAACCTTGGATCGCCCAAAAGTGATCTCTGAAATAGCGGAAGCACGCGCTCTTGGAGATTTATCCGAAAATGCAGAATACCATGCTGCACGTGAGAAACAGGGTTTTATTGAAGGCCGTATTATGGAACTCGAAGACAAATTAGGCAGAGTTCAAGTTATTACGGGCGGAAAAGGCAGAACAGATCGAGTTGTCTTCGGTGCATTGGTTTCACTCATCGATGTGAGTGACGATAGCAAGGGTGAAGAAAAATCATACCGAATTGTCGGAGACCTTGAAGCTGATATTAAAAACAACGCCATCTCAATTTCAAGTCCTTTGGCAAAATCTCTCATAAACAAAACCGTTGGGGATATTGTCACTGTTAACTTACCAAGAGGCGAAAAATATTACGAAGTTAAAGACATTCGCTTTATAGATTGA
- a CDS encoding RNA polymerase sigma factor — protein MATMDNAKYIDNVIEQKINWNSIFVTHSKKYWDPMFRFCLSLTNNKINAEDIHQTALFKALKAFAKFVLKYNEEIRHEHEINELFLKPETQYHFKNWLYRIIKNTYLDELEIQKRWNFDTSEDSLEKLSSDTSSHFSQVSSQQNFDMKKEEKIFYQLALDDHWKKRFTQLNDRQRSIIFLAAEDYSYKEISAILEIPIGTVMSTLSRALQKLKSNSSNLE, from the coding sequence ATGGCGACAATGGATAATGCAAAATATATAGACAACGTAATTGAGCAAAAGATAAATTGGAATTCTATATTTGTGACTCATTCTAAGAAATATTGGGATCCTATGTTCCGTTTTTGTTTGAGTTTAACAAACAATAAAATAAATGCTGAAGATATTCATCAGACAGCTTTGTTTAAAGCACTTAAGGCATTCGCAAAATTTGTATTAAAATACAATGAAGAAATCCGTCACGAACATGAAATTAACGAATTGTTTTTAAAACCTGAAACTCAGTATCATTTTAAAAATTGGTTGTATAGAATTATAAAAAATACCTATCTCGATGAATTGGAAATTCAAAAAAGATGGAATTTCGACACTTCAGAAGACTCCTTGGAAAAACTTTCAAGTGATACTTCATCTCACTTTAGCCAAGTAAGTTCTCAACAAAATTTTGATATGAAAAAAGAAGAAAAGATTTTTTATCAACTTGCCTTAGATGACCATTGGAAAAAACGCTTTACTCAATTAAATGACCGGCAAAGAAGCATTATTTTTCTTGCTGCTGAAGACTATTCTTACAAGGAAATTTCTGCCATATTGGAAATTCCAATAGGAACTGTTATGAGTACGCTTTCACGCGCTCTCCAGAAGTTGAAGTCAAATTCATCAAATTTGGAATAA
- a CDS encoding sensor domain-containing diguanylate cyclase: MENQSVLDSRLIEKFEVHRDFTRVFLDAFILINVEQKVLKFNSAFCQIIELRAIDVRRIGTLKEMLLTTMQGTSQSAIDQLLESPNPTRIDEVAAINVTNRKEVTLIISSYPYYEDDGKMLGVCLLMRDVTAETNLQTKYKDKSLQSITDALTGLFTRRYFEDQISKEIERCKVNNIKPRLAIIMFDLDKFKNVNDTYGHQAGDFVLTETAKILKENSRRSDILGRYGGEELLVVIFDANERAAAVTAEKFRSAIQDHEYIFQGTKIPVTTSVGVTLINSVDDTKEAAVKRADECLYHAKENGRNVVILDFGAGKLKAQDFIAQTPDILPPEK; encoded by the coding sequence TTGGAGAATCAAAGTGTTCTCGACTCACGATTGATAGAAAAATTCGAAGTGCATAGAGACTTTACTCGCGTATTTCTTGATGCATTTATTTTAATTAATGTTGAACAAAAAGTTTTAAAGTTTAACTCTGCCTTTTGTCAAATTATTGAATTGCGTGCTATCGATGTGAGACGTATTGGTACCTTAAAAGAGATGCTCTTAACTACGATGCAAGGTACATCTCAATCTGCAATTGATCAACTTTTAGAGTCTCCCAATCCGACTCGCATAGATGAAGTTGCTGCTATTAATGTAACGAATAGAAAAGAAGTTACTTTAATTATTAGCAGCTATCCATATTATGAAGATGATGGAAAAATGTTAGGTGTTTGTCTTTTAATGCGTGATGTCACTGCAGAAACTAATTTGCAAACTAAATATAAAGATAAGTCCTTACAATCAATAACGGACGCTCTCACCGGTTTGTTCACGCGCCGTTATTTTGAAGATCAAATTTCTAAAGAAATTGAACGTTGTAAAGTAAATAATATTAAACCTCGCCTTGCAATTATTATGTTCGACTTGGATAAATTTAAAAATGTAAATGATACCTATGGACATCAAGCTGGTGATTTTGTTTTGACTGAAACAGCAAAAATTTTAAAAGAAAATTCACGCCGATCGGATATTCTTGGACGGTATGGAGGAGAAGAACTTTTGGTTGTTATTTTCGATGCAAATGAGCGTGCAGCAGCAGTTACTGCAGAAAAGTTTAGGTCAGCAATACAAGATCACGAATATATATTTCAAGGCACTAAAATCCCTGTGACGACAAGTGTGGGTGTTACCTTAATAAACTCTGTGGATGATACAAAAGAAGCGGCTGTAAAAAGAGCTGACGAATGTCTTTATCACGCTAAGGAAAATGGTCGCAACGTTGTTATTCTTGATTTTGGTGCAGGGAAATTAAAAGCCCAAGATTTTATTGCCCAGACTCCCGATATATTGCCACCTGAAAAATAA
- the infC gene encoding translation initiation factor IF-3: protein MRPMGNQQTRTPAQDGPRINDRIKATEVRLISDTGEQVGVLPIREALMRAEELGLDLVEVSPDAKPPVCRLIDYGKFKYQQSKKAQEAKKKQVVIEVKEINLTPNIDKHDIETKQNHIKRWVAEKARVRVGVKFRGREMSHIDLGYKALQELMTGLEEIVIQEAPPRMEGRRLVVTLLPKSDKV from the coding sequence ATGCGTCCAATGGGAAACCAACAAACTCGTACACCTGCTCAAGATGGTCCACGTATTAACGATCGTATTAAAGCCACAGAAGTCCGCCTGATTTCAGATACCGGCGAACAAGTTGGCGTTTTACCAATCCGCGAAGCTCTTATGCGAGCAGAAGAGCTAGGACTGGACTTAGTTGAGGTTTCACCTGACGCAAAGCCACCTGTATGCCGTCTTATCGACTATGGTAAATTCAAATACCAACAAAGCAAAAAAGCTCAAGAAGCCAAGAAAAAGCAAGTTGTTATTGAAGTCAAAGAAATCAATTTAACTCCAAATATTGATAAACATGACATCGAAACAAAGCAAAATCATATTAAACGATGGGTGGCTGAAAAAGCGCGCGTCCGCGTTGGAGTCAAATTCCGTGGCCGCGAAATGTCTCATATAGATCTTGGTTATAAAGCTCTGCAAGAGCTTATGACAGGCCTCGAAGAAATTGTTATTCAAGAGGCGCCACCCCGCATGGAAGGACGCCGCCTCGTTGTCACTCTCCTTCCAAAAAGCGATAAGGTATGA
- a CDS encoding methyl-accepting chemotaxis protein → MFKRFSIKQKMIYWNILIIIIFAGILFFIMNNSLEHILKEKEIQIKHITETSYGIIKKYINLEKEGKMTRKEAMETAESIIEHARYDGTNYVFIDDIDQRQIVNPTRPEFKGQLQPTPPETMARLVNSMKQNKEGDYFHFFTKKPGQEGTFRKIAYVKPIPEWQWFVGTGTYINDIDEQRWDYIIELTAISAVITFFLMFGGIFFANLISVPLANLSASLLKSAANMEEKSKHLTQMSENVGNSSKEQASSIQETAAAIAEVTSMITRTSALTVQSGSLAHKISDGTAQGGDAVQRMVNSMEAIQESSQRLSDIEAIIKQIETKTMVINEIVTKTELLSLNASIEAARAGEYGKGFAVVAEEVGNLASTSGRSSNEIRDLLEKSRGSVQEILQMTVERVTEGQNKTIEVKTTFEKITADVNEINTQMAQITEATHEQEIGVKQIASAMAKIDASAIQNTSSAEKSITASNDVFNISKDLKDIAHKTDDIIFGEKKNCT, encoded by the coding sequence ATGTTTAAAAGATTTAGCATTAAACAAAAAATGATTTATTGGAATATCTTAATAATTATTATCTTTGCAGGAATTCTTTTTTTTATAATGAACAATTCCTTGGAACATATTCTAAAAGAAAAAGAAATACAAATAAAACACATCACAGAAACGTCTTATGGCATCATTAAAAAATACATTAATCTTGAAAAAGAAGGTAAAATGACCCGCAAAGAAGCTATGGAGACAGCGGAAAGTATTATTGAACATGCTCGTTATGATGGAACAAATTATGTATTTATCGACGACATTGACCAAAGACAAATTGTAAATCCAACAAGACCTGAATTTAAAGGACAACTCCAGCCCACTCCTCCAGAAACAATGGCTCGGTTAGTCAATAGTATGAAGCAGAATAAAGAGGGTGATTATTTCCACTTCTTTACAAAAAAACCTGGTCAAGAAGGAACATTTAGAAAAATTGCTTATGTAAAACCAATACCTGAATGGCAATGGTTCGTCGGTACCGGAACATATATTAATGACATAGATGAACAACGCTGGGACTATATTATAGAATTGACAGCGATTTCAGCTGTCATCACATTCTTTCTCATGTTTGGCGGCATTTTTTTTGCGAATCTTATTTCTGTCCCTTTAGCAAATTTATCTGCAAGTTTGTTAAAATCAGCCGCTAATATGGAAGAAAAATCGAAGCATTTAACACAAATGAGTGAAAATGTCGGAAATTCCTCTAAAGAACAAGCGAGCTCTATTCAAGAAACTGCAGCTGCCATTGCTGAAGTCACCAGTATGATCACAAGAACTTCCGCGCTAACAGTGCAATCTGGAAGTCTGGCGCACAAAATATCGGATGGCACTGCGCAAGGCGGAGATGCTGTGCAAAGAATGGTAAATTCTATGGAAGCCATCCAAGAATCAAGCCAACGTCTTTCAGATATTGAAGCAATCATTAAACAAATTGAAACTAAGACAATGGTTATCAATGAAATTGTAACCAAGACAGAACTTCTATCCCTCAATGCATCGATTGAAGCTGCACGTGCGGGAGAATACGGCAAAGGCTTTGCGGTGGTGGCAGAAGAAGTCGGCAACCTCGCAAGCACGAGTGGTCGATCTTCCAATGAAATTAGAGATCTCCTTGAAAAAAGTCGGGGAAGTGTCCAAGAAATCTTACAAATGACTGTCGAAAGAGTCACTGAAGGACAAAATAAAACAATTGAAGTGAAAACAACATTTGAAAAAATCACTGCTGATGTCAATGAAATAAATACTCAAATGGCACAGATAACAGAAGCCACCCACGAGCAAGAAATAGGGGTTAAGCAAATAGCAAGTGCAATGGCTAAAATTGATGCTTCTGCGATTCAAAATACAAGTAGCGCCGAAAAATCCATCACTGCTTCAAACGACGTATTTAATATAAGTAAAGATTTAAAAGACATTGCCCATAAAACAGACGATATTATTTTTGGAGAAAAGAAAAATTGCACTTAA